The sequence GCGCGATACCGATCGTCGCCACCGTGGCGACGATCACCACCAGGGCAAGCCAATGGCTGTCCATGCCGCCATTGCCGGCCGCGCTGCAGATGCTGCCGGCCGGAAAGTTCGCCGCCGCCATCCCGGTGAAATGCATGCCGACGATGGCCAGGCCCATCAGCAGCGAGGCCAGCAGGCGCATCGACAGGCGCGGTACCTGGCTCGTTTCCAGCCACAGCGTGATCCACAGCGCTGCAGCGGACGCAGCGATGGCGATCACGATCGAGCCGGCAAACCACAGCGGGTCGTAGTCGATGCCGGGGTCCATGCGCATTGCCGCCATGCCCAGGTAGTGCATGGTGGCGATGCCCAGGCCCATCAGCAGTGCGCCGGTGGCGAGCTGGCGGCGCCGTAGCTGCGGACGCGACACCAGCCACAGTGCATAGCCGGAGGCTGCCAGTGAAGCCAGCAGCGAATAGCCGGTGATGGCCAGGTCGTAGCCCAGCGGGATCGGCAGACGGAAGGCGAGCATGCCGATGAAGTGCATCGACCACACCCCCAGTCCCATGGCCAGCGTGCCCGCCGCCAGCCAGGCGCGGGAAACGCTTCCCTTGGTGTGGCGCACCCGCCCGGCCATGTCCAGCGCGGTATACGAGGCGAGGATGGCAACCAGGAAGGCGGCGAAGACGAGCTGGGGGTTGTAGGTGCCGGACATGCGGAAAGCCGTGTGGGTTGGAGCAACGGCTTGCAGGCTGTCAGGCAGCGTCCCGGGTGCCTGGGATCCTGCGCCATCGCGGACGGGCAGGGCCAGGGCCAGGGTGCAAAGACATGGTGGTGCACCGAATGCGCGCGGATTCTAGCAAGCGCCGACGCCAGGGCCGGGCGGGGCCCAGTTGCCTGTTCAGCAAGCGTCGTCCCGAGGGCCACCCTTTTGCTTTCGCCAGGCCGGCCGGGGATGCTTGGCGCTCTGGAAGGGGAGAATGCATGGAACGGAACCGGATGTTGGGGATGGCGGTGGCGCTGGCTGCCGCTGGGGCGATCATCGGCGCGGCGGCAGGGGGTGGTTGGCTGTGGCTGCATTACGTGTGCAAGCCGCTGACGACGGTGCTGGTGCTGTGCGCCGCGCTCTGGGCCGAGGGTGTCGTTCCGCGCTACCAGCGCTGGGTGGTGGCTGGGCTGCTGCTGTCCCTGGCCGGTGATGTGTTCCTGATGCTGCCCGGTGACTTCTTTGTGCCGGGGCTGGTGGCCTTCCTGCTGGCCCACCTCTGCTACATCGCCGCCTTCATTCCCGGGGTGCGCCTGCTGCACTCGCCCGGCATCGGCCTGGTGCTGGTTGCCTACGGCGCGGCCAACGTGCTGGCGCTGTGGCGGTATCTGGAAAATGCGCTGCGGGCGCCGGTGGTGGTCTACCTGCTGGTGCTAGCGACGATGGTGTGGGTCGCACTGGCGCGCTGGCGGCAGATGCCTGCCGGGGTTGCCGGTCGTGGCGCCGCCGGTAGTGCGGCGCTGGGCGCTGTGCTGTTCATCAGCAGCGATTCGCTGCTGGCCTGGGACCGCTTTGCCGGCGCCGTGCCACTGCCGGCACTGGGAATCCTGGCCACGTATTTCCTCGCGCAATGGTGCATTGCCCGCTCGGTCTCAGCCGGCGCGAATGCGCCGCGCTAGAGTTGTGCCCCTTCCGAGACAGGATCGATGATGGCCAAGAGCACGGGCAAGCCCCGCACCGCCTACGTGTGCAGCGAATGCGGCGCCGAGTACAGCAAGTGGCAGGGGCAGTGCACCGAGTGCGGTGTGTGGAACGTGCTCAGCGAGATCGCACTGGAAAGCCCAGCCGCGGCCAGGTCGCCGGCCTCGCGCCGCACCGGCTGGGCCGGCAAGGTCGAGGCGCCGAAGATCACCGCGCTCAAGGACGTGCAGCAGGGCGAGCATGCACGTGTCTCCACCGGCATCGGTGAGTTCGACCGCGTGCTGGGCGGCGGCCTGGTTGAAGGTGCGGTGGTGCTGGTCGGTGGCGACCCGGGCATCGGCAAGTCGACCCTGCTGCTGCAGGCGCTGGCGATGATGGCCGCGCAACTACCGGTGCTCTACGTCACCGGCGAGGAATCGCTGGCCCAGGTGGCCGGGCGCGCGGTGCGGCTGGACCTGCCGCTGGACGGCCTCAACGCACTGGCCGAGACCGGCATCGAGAACATCCTGCAGCACGCCTCGGCAGCGAAGCCGCGGCTGATCGTGGCCGACTCGGTACAGACGCTGTGGACCGAAACCCTGACCGCCGCACCCGGCTCGGTGAGCCAGGTGCGCGAGAGCGCCGCGCGGCTGGTGCGTTACGCCAAGGAGACTGGCACCGCGGTGTTCCTGGTCGGCCACGTCACCAAGGAGGGCGGCATCGCCGGGCCGCGCGTGCTCGAGCACATGGTCGATGCAGTGCTGTATTTCGAAGGCGAGAGCGGCAGCCGTTTCCGCGTGTTGCGCGCGTTCAAGAACCGCTTCGGCGCGGTCAACGAGCTGGGCGTGTTCGCGATGGGCGAGAAGGGCCTGAAGGAAGTGCCCAACCCGTCGGCGATCTTCCTGTCCGGCGGCAGCACCCGCCAGCCCGGCAGCTGCGTGATGGTCACCCGCGAAGGCACGCGCCCGCTGCTGGTGGAGGTGCAGGCGCTGGTCGATTCCTCGCCGCTGTCCAATCCGCGCCGCGTTGCCGTCGGCCTGGAACAGAACCGGCTGGCGATGCTGCTGGCGGTGCTGCATCGCCATGGCGGCGTGGTGGTCGGCGACCAGGATGTGTTCGTCAACGTGGTCGGCGGCATCCGCGTGCAGGAAACCGCGGTCGACCTGCCGGTGCTGCTGGCGGTGCTGTCCTCGCTGCAGGACCGGCCGCTGGGCGAAAAGACGATTGCCTTCGGCGAGGTCGGCCTGTCCGGCGAGATCCGCCCGGTGCCCAACGGCGAGGAACGTCTGCGCGAGGCCGCTACCCACGGCTTCAAGCGCGCCATCGTGCCCAAGGCCAATGCGCCCAAGGGCGGACAGATCAAGGGGCTGGAGATCATCGCGGTGGAGCGGCTGTCGCAGGCCATCGAAGCTGCCTGCGAATAGTGCGATCGTGTCGGGGCGCGCTTCCCTGGGCTGGTGGATTGGCGCCAGCGTTCGCCGCCGGCGTCAGCGGTTGAACACCAGCTCGATCGCGGCCTTGGAGCCGAAGAAGGCCAGCAGCAGCAGGATGCTGGCGACCAGGGTCAGGCGCACGGCCTTGAGGCCGCGCCAGCCCCAGCGCCAGCGGCCCAGCAGCAGCGTGCCGAACACCACCCACGACAGCACGCTGAGCACAGTCTTGTGCACCAGCTTCTGCGCCAGCAGGTCATCGACGAACAGCACGCCGCTGATCAGGGCCAGGGTCAGCAGGAAGAAGCCGGCGCTGATCGTGCGGAACAGCAGCGTTTCCAGTTCATTGAGCGGCGGCAGGATGCGGCTCATGCCACCGAGCCGGCGCTGGCGCAGGGCACGTTCCTGGACCCGCAGCATCAGCGCGAGCAGGGTGCCCACGGCCAGCGTGGCGTAGGCCAGCAGTGCCAGCCAGGCATGGGTGGCCAGCCGCCAGCCCAGTGCCGGGGATGGCGAATGGTCGGCGAACTGGAAGGCCAGCAGCGAGAGGGCGGCCAGCGGATAGGCCACCAGCGCCAGCGCGCCAAGCCGGCCGCGGGCGGCGACCAGGCTGGTCAGCCCGGCCATGCCCAGCCCGACCAGCGACAGCGCGGCGAAGAAATGCAGGTCCGGGCCACCCGGGGTCGAGAGCGCGATGTCGACGTGGTGCAGGCCATGGAGCGCCACGGCCAGGATGCCCGGCGCCAGCCAGCGCCAGCGCCCCTTGCCTGGATGCAGGGCGGTATGGGCCAGCAGCAGGCTGGCGACCAGGTAGGACAGGGCCGCGACGAGAACGATTGCCATCGAAGCAGTTTCGCATAGCGCGCACCCCGATGCGATGCATCCACGGGTGGCTGCGGGCCAGCGGCTATAATGCGCCGTTTCCGTCCTTTGCCCGCAGGTTGCACCGCATGTTCGAGTCCCTGACCCAGCGCCTTTCCGGCACCATCGAGCGCCTGCGCGGGCGCGGCCGCCTCACCGAGGAGAACATCCGCGAGGCCACCCGCGAGGTCCGCATCGCGCTGCTGGAGGCCGACGTCGCGCTGCCGGTGGTGCAGGCGCTGATCGAGCGCATCAAGGTGCGTGCGGTCGGCCAGGAAGTGCTCAAGTCGCTGACCCCGGGCCAGGCCCTGATCAAGGTCGTGCGCGACGAGCTGACCACGGTGATGGGTGCCCAGGCCAGCGACCTGAACCTCAACGTCCCGGCCCCTGCAATCATCCTGATGGCGGGCCTGCAGGGCGCCGGCAAGACCACCACCGTGGGCAAGCTGGCCAAGCACCTGAAGGAAAAGCGCAAGAAGAAGGTGATGGTGGTGTCGGCCGACGTCTACCGTCCGGCCGCGATCGAGCAGCTCAAGACCCTGGCCGAGCAGACCGGCGTGCTGTTCTTCCCGTCGGCGGCCGACCAGAAGCCGGTGGACATCGTCAACGCCGCCATCGCCGATGCGCGCAAGTCCTTCGTGGACGTGCTGCTGGTCGATACCGCCGGCCGCCTGGCCATCGACGAAGCGATGATGGCCGAGATCAAGGCCCTGCACGCGGCGGTCAATCCGGCCGAAACCCTGTTCGTGGTCGACTCGATGACCGGCCAGGACGCGGCCAACACCGCCAAGGCCTTCGGCGAGGCACTGCCGCTGACCGGCGTGGTGCTGACCAAGACCGACGGTGACGCCCGCGGCGGCGCCGCGCTCTCCGTGCGCTACATCACCGGCAAGCCGATCAAGTTCGTCGGTACCGGCGAGAAGGTCGACGGCCTGGACGTATTCCACCCCGACCGCGTCGCCAGCCGCATCCTGGACATGGGCGATGTGCTGTCGCTGGTCGAGCAGGTCGAGCAGCAGGTCGACAAGGACAAGGCGCAGAAGCTGGCCGAGAAGGTCGCCAAGGGCAAGAAGTTCGACCTCAACGACATGCGCGACCAGCTCGAGCAGATGCAGAACATGGGCGGCATCGGCGGCCTGATGGACAAGCTGCCGGGCCTGGGCCAGATCCCGGAGAACCTCAAGGCGCAGGTCGCCGGCAGCAAGGAAGTGCCGCGCATGATCGCCATCATCAACTCGATGACCAAGAAGGAGCGCCGCAACCCGGCCATCCTCAACGGTTCGCGTCGCGCCCGCATCGCCCGCGGCTCCGGCACCCAGCCGTCCGACGTCAACAAGCTGATGAAGCAGTACCAGCAGATGGAAAAGATGATGGGCAAGCTGGCCGGCGGCGGCATGAAGGGCCTGATGCGCAACATGAAGGGGATGATGGGCATGATGGGCGGCCGCGGCGGACTGCCGTTCCGCTGAGCCCCCGCGACGCCGCCCGGTAATGGCCGCGATGGACGCGCTGTTCTGCAACGGTCGGCCCGCCGGCGTGCCGGACCTGGCGGCGGCGCTGGTCAACTACGGCCACTTCACCTCGCTGCAGGTGCGCGCTGGCGCGGTGCAGGGCCTGGACCTGCATCTTTCGCGTCTGCGGCAGGGCAGCCTCGAGCTTTTCGGCAGCCCGCTGGACCTGGCGCAGGTCCGTAACTGGATGGCCGAGGCGCTGCGGGCGACCGGACGGGACGATGCCTCGCTGCGGGTGACCGTGTTTTCCCCCCAGTTCGATTTCCGCAACCCGCTGCGGGCGATGGCGCTCGACGTACTGGTCGCCGTCGGTGCGCCGGTGGCGATCGAGCCGCGGCCACGGCGGGTGCGTACCGCGTGCTTCCGCCGCGACACCCCGCAGATCAAGCACGTCGGCACCTTCCCGCTGTTCCAGCAGCGTCGGGCGGCGATGCGCGACGGCTTTGACGACGTGCTGTTCGTCGATGCGGAGGGGCGCATCAGCGAGGGCAGCACCTGGAACATCGTCTTCCACGACGGCAGCCAGCTGGTATGGCCGCAGGCCCCCGCGCTGCGCGGCACGGCCGAGGCGCTGCTGCGAGACGGCTGGGAGGGGCCGCAGCAGGAATACCCGGTGATGCTGGACGGGCTGGGCCGGTTCGGCGCGGCAATCGCCTGCAATGCCTCCGGGCTGTGGCCGCTGGCCAGCATCGACGGGCAGGCACTCGCGGGCTCGCAGGCCCTGTATGAGCAGGCGCGGCAGGTGCTGGATCCGGTGCCATGGGAACCGCTGGCCCCGGCCTGAGGCAGGTCTCCGGGTCGAAAGCGGGGGTGGGCTTGGAATGCGCCGTAGCCGCCGCTATAATTCGCCGCTTACCTCGCCATCCTGGCGACTGGGCAACAAAGGAAAATCCCCATGGTCAAGATTCGACTGACCCGCGGCGGCGCCAAGAAGCGTCCGTTCTACCACATCATCGTTACCGACGTCCGTAGCGCCCGCGACGGCCGCAACATCGAGCGCGTCGGCTACTACAACCCGGTCGCCCAGGGCGCCGAGCAGCGCGTGGTGCTGGACATTGCCGCTGTCGACAAGTGGGTCGCCAACGGCGCCCAGATGACCGACAAGGTCCGCAACCTGTACAAGGAAGCGGCCAAGGTCCAGGCCACCGCGGCCTGATCCTGAGGGCCACCCGCAAGGGTGGCCCGTTGGTATACGCAGATGAAAGATACCGAGCGCCG is a genomic window of Stenotrophomonas sp. Marseille-Q4652 containing:
- the ccsA gene encoding cytochrome c biogenesis protein CcsA, whose amino-acid sequence is MAIVLVAALSYLVASLLLAHTALHPGKGRWRWLAPGILAVALHGLHHVDIALSTPGGPDLHFFAALSLVGLGMAGLTSLVAARGRLGALALVAYPLAALSLLAFQFADHSPSPALGWRLATHAWLALLAYATLAVGTLLALMLRVQERALRQRRLGGMSRILPPLNELETLLFRTISAGFFLLTLALISGVLFVDDLLAQKLVHKTVLSVLSWVVFGTLLLGRWRWGWRGLKAVRLTLVASILLLLAFFGSKAAIELVFNR
- a CDS encoding lysoplasmalogenase — its product is MERNRMLGMAVALAAAGAIIGAAAGGGWLWLHYVCKPLTTVLVLCAALWAEGVVPRYQRWVVAGLLLSLAGDVFLMLPGDFFVPGLVAFLLAHLCYIAAFIPGVRLLHSPGIGLVLVAYGAANVLALWRYLENALRAPVVVYLLVLATMVWVALARWRQMPAGVAGRGAAGSAALGAVLFISSDSLLAWDRFAGAVPLPALGILATYFLAQWCIARSVSAGANAPR
- a CDS encoding aminotransferase class IV family protein — translated: MAAMDALFCNGRPAGVPDLAAALVNYGHFTSLQVRAGAVQGLDLHLSRLRQGSLELFGSPLDLAQVRNWMAEALRATGRDDASLRVTVFSPQFDFRNPLRAMALDVLVAVGAPVAIEPRPRRVRTACFRRDTPQIKHVGTFPLFQQRRAAMRDGFDDVLFVDAEGRISEGSTWNIVFHDGSQLVWPQAPALRGTAEALLRDGWEGPQQEYPVMLDGLGRFGAAIACNASGLWPLASIDGQALAGSQALYEQARQVLDPVPWEPLAPA
- the radA gene encoding DNA repair protein RadA translates to MAKSTGKPRTAYVCSECGAEYSKWQGQCTECGVWNVLSEIALESPAAARSPASRRTGWAGKVEAPKITALKDVQQGEHARVSTGIGEFDRVLGGGLVEGAVVLVGGDPGIGKSTLLLQALAMMAAQLPVLYVTGEESLAQVAGRAVRLDLPLDGLNALAETGIENILQHASAAKPRLIVADSVQTLWTETLTAAPGSVSQVRESAARLVRYAKETGTAVFLVGHVTKEGGIAGPRVLEHMVDAVLYFEGESGSRFRVLRAFKNRFGAVNELGVFAMGEKGLKEVPNPSAIFLSGGSTRQPGSCVMVTREGTRPLLVEVQALVDSSPLSNPRRVAVGLEQNRLAMLLAVLHRHGGVVVGDQDVFVNVVGGIRVQETAVDLPVLLAVLSSLQDRPLGEKTIAFGEVGLSGEIRPVPNGEERLREAATHGFKRAIVPKANAPKGGQIKGLEIIAVERLSQAIEAACE
- the ffh gene encoding signal recognition particle protein, which encodes MFESLTQRLSGTIERLRGRGRLTEENIREATREVRIALLEADVALPVVQALIERIKVRAVGQEVLKSLTPGQALIKVVRDELTTVMGAQASDLNLNVPAPAIILMAGLQGAGKTTTVGKLAKHLKEKRKKKVMVVSADVYRPAAIEQLKTLAEQTGVLFFPSAADQKPVDIVNAAIADARKSFVDVLLVDTAGRLAIDEAMMAEIKALHAAVNPAETLFVVDSMTGQDAANTAKAFGEALPLTGVVLTKTDGDARGGAALSVRYITGKPIKFVGTGEKVDGLDVFHPDRVASRILDMGDVLSLVEQVEQQVDKDKAQKLAEKVAKGKKFDLNDMRDQLEQMQNMGGIGGLMDKLPGLGQIPENLKAQVAGSKEVPRMIAIINSMTKKERRNPAILNGSRRARIARGSGTQPSDVNKLMKQYQQMEKMMGKLAGGGMKGLMRNMKGMMGMMGGRGGLPFR
- the rpsP gene encoding 30S ribosomal protein S16; amino-acid sequence: MVKIRLTRGGAKKRPFYHIIVTDVRSARDGRNIERVGYYNPVAQGAEQRVVLDIAAVDKWVANGAQMTDKVRNLYKEAAKVQATAA